One region of Brassica napus cultivar Da-Ae chromosome A10, Da-Ae, whole genome shotgun sequence genomic DNA includes:
- the LOC106420261 gene encoding PGR5-like protein 1A, chloroplastic, whose translation MAGTCSSIRPPRLIGSTSSVELSRLIDRAGVPFSVRISTKRKSITRSQGGGFTAPVSSREEGPSCIFVGPIDSARKETLEALYRQAKNAYYNGKPLIVDDMFDRVELKLRWYGSKSVVKYPRCSLLRQSTYADAEDDASQVLLLATIWILILLFGSSACVLPTIYGLGLVHGGDPFNSGLVYSSSSSVPLLSKLNGILLTVLGPAFGYPIASSAVRVLKGLWRNDLTALKGDCPNCGEEVFAFVRSDQSNKSAHKADCHVCECTLEFRTKVEKSASLLGRKWVYGRIYLVSRPRRGRRSKYT comes from the exons atGGCGGGCACTTGCAGCTCGATAAGGCCACCACGCCTCATTGGTTCTACTTCGAGTGTTGAGCTTTCCAGGTTGATCGATCGAGCTGGAGTTCCTTTCTCCGTTCGGATCTCTACCAAAAGAAAGTCCATAACAAGAAGCCAAGGAGGTGGTTTCACCGCACCTGTCTCCTCGCGTGAGGAAGGTCCTTCTTGTATATTCGTCGGTCCAATTGATTCCGCTAGAAAAGAAACACTAGAAGCTCTTTACCGCCAA gcgAAGAATGCTTACTACAATGGGAAACCTTTGATAGTTGATGACATGTTTGACAGAGTCGAG CTGAAGCTTCGGTGGTATGGTTCGAAGTCTGTTGTCAAGTACCCTCGGTGCAGCCTCCTGCGACAGTCAACTTATGCTGATGCAGAG GATGATGCATCACAAGTTCTCCTGTTAGCTACCATATGGATATTGATTCTCTTGTTTGGTAGCTCAGCATGTGTTTTGCCCACCATTTATGGCCTCGGCTTAGTCCATGGAGGAGATCCTTTCAACTCAGGGCTTGTCTATAGCAGCTCGTCTTCTGTGCCTCTTCTGTCAAAGTTGAATGGTATCCTCCTCACCGTGCTAGGACCTGCTTTTGGATATCCTATTGCATCTTCCGCAG TAAGGGTTCTTAAAGGGCTATGGAGAAATGACTTAACCGCTCTAAAAGGAGACTGTCCAAATTGTGGGGAGGAG GTTTTTGCATTTGTGAGATCCGACCAATCAAACAAGTCAGCTCACAAAGCCGACTGTCATGTCTGTGAGTGCACACTGGAGTTCCGTACTAAAGTGGAG AAATCTGCATCTCTATTGGGTAGAAAATGGGTATACGGCAGGATATACCTTGTTTCACGTCCCAGGAGAGGTCGGCGTTCCAAGTATACATAG